The window TCAGCTTTCTGCCATCTTGTCTAAGGCCAGCAATGGAGCCAGGATGCGGTTCTTGTTGGTTTCCACAACATGTCCATTTAAGATCATCTCATCAAGAATTATGTGCACCTTATCCAAATTGAACATAATCTGATTCAgaattaagggaaaaaaaatcttatttataAATGGCTGTTAACAGCAGTTATTAAAGGACACTGtggcaaaaaaaactaaaatttgaGTACTTGCATATGACCAGTGATTGATGTTAAACTGATTAAACACAATGATTTAGAAAGGATACATCCAGTTCACTCtgagaagaaaacagagaacATTATCAATGTCATGCTGAATTGgatcattttttttgtgtgactGATTgtactaattattatttttttttttagcatgggCCAGTTTAAACTTACCACGCGACTGAAGTACTTGTCGAGCACTTCTACAAAGTTGTGGACTAGCTCATAAATAGAGAGCTCATTCTGTGcagtacaaacaaaatgcattgaTTTGTATGAGGGACACAACTTTCACCACTCAGTCTATCCAACTGTAGTTGTTATTCTTATGAGCCATGCACAGAGTATAAAACAATTCACACAAATAACTTACTTCATTGTCAGTGATGCCAACCACAATAAAAAGAGCTGCATACTGCCGATATACCAGTTTATAATCCTTGTACTCCACAAATGAGCACTGGAGAAGAAGGGCATAAAAGAGAATaatcatgaaatggttaaaaGGCAtgataatttaatatttttctttatatatc is drawn from Pygocentrus nattereri isolate fPygNat1 chromosome 10, fPygNat1.pri, whole genome shotgun sequence and contains these coding sequences:
- the ap4s1 gene encoding AP-4 complex subunit sigma-1 gives rise to the protein MIKFLLMVNKQGQTRLSKYYEHVDIGKRAVLEADVVKGCLFRKKEECSFVEYKDYKLVYRQYAALFIVVGITDNENELSIYELVHNFVEVLDKYFSRVSELDIMFNLDKVHIILDEMILNGHVVETNKNRILAPLLALDKMAES